The DNA sequence TGGAGCTGGCCCCGGCCCACGTCCACCGCGTAGACCCTGCGGGCTCCCCGCTCCAGGAGGACCTGGGTGAAGCCCCCGGTGCCCGCCCCGAGGTCGGCGCACACCTTGTCCCGGGGCTCCACGGGGAAGGCCTCGAGGGCCCCCAGGAGCTTGTACGCCCCCCGGCCCACGTACCGCTCTTCCTCCACCTCCACCCGGTCCGAGGGGGCCACCCGGAAGGCGGGTTTGGTGACCACCTCGCCGTTCACCCGCACCCGGCCCCGCCGGATCAGGTCCTGGGCCTTGGCCCGGCTTTCCGCCAGGCCCGCCTCCACCAGGTGCACGTCCAGACGCACGGAAGTATTATGGCCCCGTGGGCGGGCTTTCGGGAGTGTGGTTCGTCCTGGTGGGGGGGCCGGGGGAGCACCTGGTGCTGGAGTCTTTGGGGCGGCGGCTTTCCGCCCTCTGGACCCGGCGGCAGGGGGCGGAGGCCTTCCTCCAGGCCCACCCCGGGCTCGGGATGGAGGTCATGGCCTTGGAGGACTGGCCCTTGAAGGAGGCCTTTCTCCTGGCCCTTCGGCGCCTGGGGGTGGAGGGGGTCCTGGTGGACTACGCCCCGGGGGCGCACCGGGCGGAGATGGCCTCCCTGGACGACCTTTTAAAGGAGGTGCAGGGTGCGTAAATGGGTCTTTTTGCTGGTTCTGGCGCTGGGGCTCGCTTGGGGACAGAGGCTCGAGGTGGGCCTGGGAAGCCCCTACGGGCTCTCCTTGGGGGTGCGGCTCGGCCTGGTGCCCTTCCTCCTGGAGGGGCGGGGCTACGCCGCCTTGGGCTACGGGGACGGTGCGGTCCTGGGGGGCGGGGCCGACTTCCTTCTCAAGGTTCCCCTCACCGACCTCTACCTGGGCCTGGGGGGCTTCTGGGGCACGGGGAACGCCTGGGCCCTAGGGGGGACGGGCCAGGGCGGGGTGCGGGCGGTCCTGGGCACCTGGCTGAACCTGGGCCTGCCTCTTCTGCCTGTAGGCTTCTTCGCCGAGCTTCACCCCAGCTACTTCCCCGATACGGGGGGCCTGGGCTTGGGCGGGGCGGTGGGGGTCTCCCTGGGCTTTTGACCTCCGTCCCAGCGCAAGCTGGGGTGGCGTTAGACCCGGATCGTCACCCGGGCCCCGGTCTCAAAAAGGTGGATTGAGTCTATAAACCGGACCACCCGGGTGGCGTAGCCCATGACCACGGAGTGGGTCCTGGCCCCTCCGCCGAAGAACCGCACCCCCTGGAGGATGTCCCCGTCCGTGATGCCCGTGGCGGCGAAGACGATCTCCCTTCCCGGGGCCAGGTCCTCCGTGCGGTAGATGCGGGTCTCATCCCCCCCCATGGCCCTGAGCCGGGCCCGCTCCTCCTCGGTTTGCGGGGTGAAGCGGGCCTGGATCTCCCCGCCCAGACACTTGAGGGCCGCGGCGGCCAGGACCCCCTCCGGGGCCCCGCCGATGCCCATGACCGCGTGCACCCCTGTGCCCCGCACCGCGGCGGCCAGGGCGGCGATCACGTCCCCGTCGGTGATGAGCTTAACCCGGGCCCCCGCCTCCCGGATCTCCCGGATGAGCCGTTCGTGCCGGGGCCGGTCCAGGACCACCACCACCAGGTCCTCCACCGAGCGCTGCAGGGCCAGGGCCAGGGCCTTCAGATTGGCGGAGACCGGCCAGGTCAGGTCCACGAGCCCGGCGGCGGGCGGGGGGACGACGAGCTTTTCCATGTACATGTCCGGGGCGTGGAAGAGCCCGCCCCGTTCGCTGATGGCGATGACCGTGACCGCGTTGGGGAGGCCCTTGGCCGTGGTGGTCGTCCCCTCCACCGGGTCCACGGCGATGTCCACCTCCACCCCGCCCTGGCCCAGCTCCTCGCCGATGTAGAGCATGGGGGCCTCGTCCATCTCCCCCTCGCCGATGACCACCCGGCCCCGGATGGGGAGCTCGTTCAGGACCCGGCGCATGGCCTCGGTGCCCGCCTGGTCCACCGCCTCCTTGTCGCCCTTGCCCGCCAGGCGGCTGGCGGCCAGGGCGGCCTGCTCCGTGACCCGGACGACCTCGAGCACGAGTCGGCGCTCAATTTCCATGGAAAAGAGTATACCCTGGAGCTGGGATGGAACCGGTCCTGGCCCTCCTCCTCGTCTTCGTGGTCTTCCTCCTCCTGCGAGGGAGGGCGGGAAAGCCCTCCTGCCCGGTCTGCGGCCTGCCCCGCCTCCTGGCGGAGGAGGTGGCCCGAGGGCGGCGGCACTGCCCCCGCCTGGGCTGGGGGCGGTGCCCCTTTGACCCCCGGCGGGGGGTGTGGCGGCAGCGCCGCTAGCTAGGGGCGCCCTGTCCTACCCAGGTTAGGGAGTAGGCCGGTGGCGGGCCCTAAGGGTCTCGGCGAGCTCGGAGAGGGAGACGCCCGCCTCGGCCAGGGTGAAGAGGAGGTGGAAGAGGAGGTCGGCGCTTTCCCAGAGGAGCTCCTCCTTGTTCTGGTTCTTGGCCGCCAGGAGGACCTCCCCCGCCTCCTCCGCCACCTTCTTCAGGATGCGGTCCAGCCCCTCCTGGTGGAGCCGGGCCACGTAGGAGCCCTCGGGGAGGGTCCGGATCCGCTCCTGGATGGTGGCGTAGACCCGTTCCAGCACCTCCCCCAGGCTCGAGGGGCCGGGCCCCAGGACGGGGTGGTGGAAGCAGGACCGGGCCCCCGTGTGGCAGGCGGGGCCGTGGGGGAGGACCTTGTAGAGGACCGCGTCCTGGTCGCAGTCCAGGACCACCTCCAGGACCTCTTGGTAGTGGCCGCTCGTCTCCCCCTTGCGCCAAAGCTCCCCCCGGCTCCGGCTGAAGAAGGTGCTCCGCCTGCTCCTTAGGGTCTCCTCCAGGGCCTCCCGGTTGGCGTAGGCCAAGGTGAGGACCTCCCCGGTCCTCGCGTCCTGGACCACCACGGGCACCAGGCCCCTTTCGTCAAAGCGCACCGCGTCTAGGTCCACGCCCAGACCTCCCGCACCTCCACCCCCCGTTCCCTCAGGAAGCCCTTCAGCCGGGGGATGGGGATCTCGCCGAAGTGGAAGACGCTCGCCGCCAGGGCCGCGTCCGCCCCCACCTGGAAGACCTCGAGGAAGTGCTCCATCCGCCCCGCCCCTCCGCTGGCGATCACGGGGATACTCACCGCCTCCGCCACCATCTGGGTCAGCCGCAGGTCGTACCCGTCCTTGGTCCCGTCCTTGTCCATGCTGGTGAGCAGGATCTCCCCGGCCCCCAGCCGGGCCCCCTCCACCGCCCACTCCACCGCGTGCCTGCCCGTGGCCACCCGCCCCCCCGCCACGTAGACCTCGGGGAAGTCGCCGTTCCAGCGGGCGTCTATGGCCAGGACCACCGCCTGGTTTCCGAAGTGGTCCGCAAGCTCGGCGATAAGCTCCGGCCGCCGGACCGCCGCCGAGTTCACGCTCACCTTGTCCGCGCCGGCCAGGAGGAGCCTCCTGGCGTCCTCCAGGCTCCGCACCCCGCCCCCCACGGTCAGGGGGATGAAGACCCTCTCCGCCACCTGGGCCACCACGTCCAAAAGGATCCCCCGTTCCTCGTGGGTGGCGGAGATGTCCAGGAAAACCAGCTCGTCCGCCCCCGCCTCGTCGTAGGCCTGGGCGGCCAGGAGGGGGTCGCCCGCGTCCTTCAGGTTGATGAAGTTCACCCCCTTGACCACCCGCCCCGCGTGGACGTCCAGACAGGGAATGATCCGCTTGGCCAGGCCCATCGCTTCGCGCCCTCCGGCGCCCAGCCCCATCCTACCATTCCAGCCCGGCTGGGCCCCGCGCCAGGAGCCCCTGTACGCGGGATCATACCCTTTTCTGCCGTCTCCTTCGCATATGCGGCTTCGTCGGGAAGCTTAAGGATTTACCGGGGCCCCCGTCCCAGCGCAAGCTGGGACGGGGTGGTATCAGCGCTCAAGCAGGGAAAGGACCTCCACGTGGTGGGTGAAGGGGAAGAAGTCGTAGGGCCGGACGAAAAGGAGCCGGTACCCCTCCTGGGAAAGCCGCCCCACGTCCCGGGCCCAGGTGGCGGGGTCGCAGGCGATGTAGAGGATGCGGCCGGGCCGGATGGAGACCAGGTACTCCAGCACCTCCCGGGAAAGCCCGGCCCGGGGGGGGTCCACCGCCACCAGGTCAAAGGCGCCGAAGCGGGCCGCCTCCCGCGCGTCCCCCCGGTGGAAGCGCAGGTTCTCCGCCCCCAGGCGCGCCTTGTCCCTCTGGCCCCGGCTCACCGCGTCCTTGCTGATCTCCACCGCCACCACCTCCCGGAAGCCCCGGCTCAGGAAGAGGGAGAGGACCCCGCTGCCCGCGTAGAGCTCCAAGGCCCGTTCGCCCTCGCCCGCCAGGGCCTGGGCCTCCTGGAAGAGGGCCCCCGCCGCCAGGGGGTTGACCTGGGCGAAGCTCTGGACGCTCACCGAGGCCAGGACCCCCCCGAAGTCCTCCAGAAGCTCCGTTCGGCCGGCCAGGGGGATGACCCGGCCCCGGAACCGCCCCCGGGGGTGGGGCTCGGCCCAGACCACCCCCTCCAGCCCCTCCCGCACCAGGGCCCGGGCGGCCCGCTTGAGCGCCTTGGGGTCGCCCCCGATGAGGCCCAGGAGGGCCTTACCCTCGTGGAGGCTGCCCCTGAGGGCCACTTCCTCCGCCGCCAAGGGCCAGGTGGAGAGGAGCCGGAAGGCCTCCTGGAGGGGCTCTATCAGGAGGGGGTCCTGGTCCAGCCTCTGGAGCTCGTGGCTTTCCGGCCTGCGGTAGGCCAGCCCCCCCAGGGGGTGGAGGGCGTACTGGGCCGCCGCCCGGTAGGCCAGGGCCCGGGGGGAGGGGCGGATGGGCTCTAGGGGGGCCTCGAGGCGGGCGATCCGCTCCAGGCTCTCCCGCACGAACCCCTCCTTCAGGGGGAGCTGGGCCTCGTAGACCAGGGGCAGGTCGGCGGAGGGGGGGAGGGGGTGGGGGTAGCGGAGGGGGCTCGGGCTTAAGACCTCCACCTCCTCCAGGAACCAGGCCCCCTTCCTCCGCACCGGCCTGCCCCGCACCCGCTCCCCGGGAAGCCCCCCGGGGACGAAGACCGCTCCCTCCGGGGAGCGGGCGAGGCCGAGCCCGGTGGGGACCAGTTTTTCCACCAAAACCTCCATCCCTCTACTGTACAATGGGAAGGTGATACGCATCCTGCTCGCGGATGACCACGCCCTCTTCCGCCAGGGGCTGAAAAGCCTTTTGGAGGCGGAGGGGGACTTCAAGGTCATAGGGGAGGCCAAGGACGGCCGCGAGGCCCTCCGCCACGCCCTCGAGGCCAAGCCCGACGTGATCCTCATGGACATTCAGATGCCGGGGCTGGACGGGGTGCAGGCCACGCAGGAGATCCTCAAGGAGTGGCCCCAGGCCCGGGTCATCATCCTCACCATGTACCGGCAGGACGCCTACGTGTTTGAGGCGGTCAAGGCGGGGGCGCGGGGCTACCTCCTGAAGGACACCGACGCCAAGGAGCTGATCGAGGCCATCCGCCGGGTGGCGGCGGGGGAGGTGCTTCTGGACGCGGAGCTGGCGGGCCAGATCATCCAGGACTTCAAGGCCAAGAAGGAGCAGGCCCCCGGGGTGCACGCGGAGCTTTCCGAGCGGGAGGTCCAGATCCTCCGCCTGGTGGCCCAGGGGTACACCAACCTGGAGATCGCCGCCGAGCTCTCCCTCTCCGAGAAGACGGTGCGCAACCGCCTCTCCGAGATCTTCCAGAAGCTCCATCTGAACAACCGCACCCAGGCCGCCCTCTACGCCATCCGGGAGGGCCTGGCCGAGCCTCCCCAGGAGGAGTGAGCGTACCTTGGGGCCCCGGTGGAGGACTTAGTGAACCCCGAGGGAGGGTCTGACCCTCTGGAGCACCTCCTGGCCCTGGCGGGCTTGGCGGAGGAGGCGCGGGCCGACTTCGTCCAAAGCCGCCTGATGGGGGCCAGGCGGGACAGCCTAGGCAACGTCTGGGCCGGGGAGGGGCGGCTCCTCCTCATGGCCCACCTGGACACCGTCCTTCCCCCCGCCCCCCCGGAGCGCCTGGGCGGGCGGCTCTACGGGCCGGGGGTGGGGGACAACACCAGCGGGGTGGCGGTCCTCCTCTCCCTTCCCCCCATGCCCGGGGTGGTGCGGGCCTTCACCGTGGGGGAGGAGGGCTTGGGCAATCTGCGGGGGGCGCGGGCCTTGGTGGAGGCCCTGAGGCCCGAGGTGGTGGTGGCCGTGGACGGGTACCTGCCCATGGTGGTGGACCGGGCCCTGGGCTCGGTCCGGCTCCGGGTGGCCTTTCTGGGCCCCGGGGGGCACGCCTGGGGGGATCGGGGGCGGCCGAACCCGGTCCTGGCCCTGGCGGAAGGGGTGGCCCAGGCCTACCGCCTGCCCCTTTCTCCGGAGGCGAGCCTGAACGTGGGCCGCCTCGAGGGCGGGGAGGCGGTCAACGCCATCCCCCGCCGGGCGGAGGCCCTTCTGGAGGTCCGCTCCACCGACCCCCAGGAGCTCGCCCGCCTCGAGGCGGCCCTGGGGGACCTCTTCCGCGAGAAGGCAGAGGCGCACCGCCTGGGGGTGGAGCTGGAGGTCCTGGGCCGGCGGCCCGCGGGGAGGACCGCCACGGACGAGCTTCTGGAGGCGGCCCACCGGGGGCTAAGGGCGGTGGGGGAGAGGCCCCTCTTCGTCCCCGGCTCCACCGACGCCTCCGCCGGGGTGGAGCGGGGCCTGCCCGCTCTGGCCTTCGGCGTCTACCGGGGGGAAGGGGCCCACACCCCCGGGGAGTGGGTGGAGCTGGAAAGCCTCCGGCGGGGCCGTGCGGCCCTCCTCGCCTTTTTGCAGGCCCTCGGCGTAGGATAAGGCGTATGCGCGTCGGCGTCATAGAGGGCTTCCTTTCCCGCCGCTATCTGGGCTTCTGGGAGGGGTTTTTGCGGGAGCTGGGGGTGGAGGTCCTGAAGGTGGAGCGCCAGGCCGCCCCCCTGCCCTTCTGCCGCCCGGTCCAGGAGCTCCTCGCCCAGGTGGAGGCCCTGAAGGAGAAGGGGGTGGACTACCTCCTCCTGCCCGACCTCCAAGGCGGGGTGGAGAGCGAGAAGGGGGGCGGCCAGTGCCCCTGGCTTCTGGACCTGGAGGCCGCCCTCCTCCGCTACTTTCCCGGGCTGCCCCCGGTGCTCAAGGTGCCCGCGGACCTGGCCCACACCCTGGGCCGGGCGGCCGAGATCGGCCAGCTCCTCACCCAGAACCCCATGCTGGCCCATCGGGCCCTGGACCGGACCCGGCGGCTCCTCCTTCCCCCGCCCCCCCTCAAGAACCCCCAGGGCCCAGGGCCGGTGGGGGTGGTGGCCCAGCCCTACCTGGTGGAGGACCCCGCTTTCCGAAAGGAGGTGGCCGAGGCCTTCGCCCCCCACGGCCTCACCCCCTACTTCGCCGACCTGCCCCCGGAGAAGCTGCGGGAGGAGGGGGCGAGGCTGGGCCTGGGGGTGGTCCTGCCCACGGACCTGGAGCTTTTGGGCCAGAGCCACTACCTGGACCGCCTGGGCCGGGTCAGGGCCCTGGCCTACATCGCCTCCTACGCCTGCCCCCCCATTCCCGGCCTGATGCGGAAGGCCGCCCGCCGGGCGGGCAAGCCCAAGGTCTTCCTCACCCTGGGAGAGGACTGGAACGAGGCCCTGGACACCCTCCGCCGGGCGGTCCTGGGGTAGACTGGAGCCTATGACCGACCGGTCAGTTCTTTCCCGTCTATGGCCCTACCTCCGCCCTTACCTCCTCCGGTACCTGGGCGGGGTGGGGCTGGGCCTCCTTTCCATCGGCTTCGCCCTCCTCTCCCCCTACTTCCTCCGCCACGCCGTGGACGCGGTGCAGCGGAAGGAGGGGTACGCCCTCTACGCCCTCCTCATGGTGGCCGCCGCCGGGGCGGGGGCGGTCATGAACTGGGGGATGCGCCGCCTGGCGGTGGTGGCAAGCCGCAGAGTGGAGTACGACCTCCGCAAGGACCTCCTCCACCACCTCCTCCGGCTGGACCTCCTCTTCTACCAGAGGACCCGGGTGGGGGACCTGATGAACCGCCTGAACACCGACCTCTCTGCGGTCCGGGAGATGGTGGGCCCGGGGATCATGATGGGGAGCCGGCTGACCTTCATGGTGGCCCTGGCCTTCCTCTCCATGTTCCTGGTCAACGCCCGTCTGGCCCTGGCCCTTTCCCTCATCCTTCCCGCCATCTTCCTGGTGATGGCCTACCTCCTGCGGCTGGTGGACCGCCGCTACCGGGAGAGCCAGGAGGTCTTTGACCAGGTGAGCACCCTGGCCCAGGAGGCCTTCTCCGGCATCCGCGTGGTCAAGGGGTACGCCCTCGAGGGCAAGATGCTGGAGCGCTTCCAGAACCTGAACCGCGCCTACATCGGGAAGAGCCTGGCCTTGGCCCGGGTGGAAGGCCCCATGCAGGCCCTGCTGGGCTTCCTCATGGGCTTCGCCTTCCTGGTGGTCCTGTGGCTGGGCGGGGGGATGGTCATCCGGGGCCAGCTCAGCGTGGGGGAGCTGGTCCAGTTCAACGCCTACCTGGCCCAGCTCACCTGGCCCATCCTGGGCCTGGGGTGGGTGCTCTCCATGTACCAGCGGGGCCTCACCAGCGCCCGCCGCCTCTTTGAGCTTCTGGACACCGAGCCCCGGATCCAGGACCCCCCAAGCCCCGTCCGGGCCGACCTCCGGGGCGAGGTGCGGTTTGAGGGGGTCTCCCTGGTCCTGGGGGGAAGGACCCTGCTCAAGGACCTCACCCTCACCGTTCCCCCCGGGATGACCCTGGGGATCACCGGGCGGACCGGCTCGGGGAAGAGCCTCCTTTTGAGCCTCATTCCCCGGCTTCTGGACCCCACAGAGGGCCGGGTCCTCCTGGACGGGGTGGACGTGCGGGCCCTACCTCTCTCTGAGCTGAGGAAGGCGGTGGGGGTGGTGCCCCAGGAGCCCTTCCTCTTTAGCGAGACCATCGCGGAGAACATCGCCTTCGGCCTGGAGGAGCTCGATATGGACCGGGTGGTGGAGGCGGCCAAGCTGGCGGGGGTGCACGAGGACATCCTGCGCTTTCCCCAGGGGTACCAGACCCTCCTGGGCGAGCGGGGGGTGACGCTTTCCGGCGGACAGAGGCAGCGGGTGGCCCTGGCCCGGGCCCTGGCCAAGCGGCCCCGGGTCCTCATCCTGGACGACGCCCTGAGCGCGGTGGACACCGAGACGGAGGCCCGCATCCTCCAGGGGCTCAAACGGGTCCTGGGCCAGCAGACCACCTTCTTGGTCTCCCACCGCACCGCCACCTTGCGCCACGCGGACTGGATTATCGTGCTGGAGGACGGCCAGATCGTGGAGGAGGGGACCCACGAGAGCCTCCTCGAGGCCGGCGGCCTCTACGCGGAGCTGGACCGGATCCAGCGGCTTAGGGAGGAGGTGGAGTGATGGAGGAGGAGGCCTTTAAGAAGTCCTTTGACCTCCGGCTGGTCCGGCGGGTCCTCGGCTACGTCCGCCCCTACCGGCTCCAGGTGGGCCTGGCCCTTCTGGGCCTTCTCCTTTCCACCCTCACCGCCGCCGCCACCCCCCTTTTCTTCAAGTGGGCGATTGACGGGGCCCTCCTGCCCCAGGAGGCCCGGCCCCTCGTGGAGCGCTACGGCCTCCTCCTCTGGGTGAGCCTGGGGTTCTTGGCCGTCCGCGGCCTCAACTTCGCCGCGGTCTACGCCCAGACCTACCTGATCAACTGGGTGGGGCAGCACGTCCTCTTTGACCTGAGGAGCGAGATCTTCGCCAAGCTCATGCGGCTTCACCCGGGGTTCTTTGACCGCAACCCCGTGGGCCGGCTCATGACCCGGATCACCTCGGACGTGGACGCCATCAACCAGTTCATCACCGGGGGGCTGGTGGGGCTCGTGGCGGACTTCTTTCTCCTCTTCGGCCTTCTGGCCTTCATGCTCGCCCTGAGCCCAGCCCTCACCCTGGTGGCCCTCCTCATCACCCCCCTTCTGGTCCTGGCCACCCTGTGGGTGCGGGGCGGGATGCGGGAGGCCTACCGCCAGATGCGCCTCCGCCTGGCCCGGGTGAACGCCGCCCTTCAGGAGAACCTGGCCGGGGTCGCCACCATTCAGCTCTTCGTCAAGGAGAAGGAGCGGGAGGAGAAGTTTGACCGCCTGGCCCAGGACCTCCTCCAGGCCTGGGTGGAGATCGTCCGCTGGTTCGCCCTCTTCTTCCCCCTGGTGGGGTTTTTGAGCGAGCTGGCCGTGGCCTCCGTCCTCTACTACGGGGGGGGACAGGTGGTCCAGGGGGCGGTGAGCCTGGGGCTACTCGTGGCCTTCGTGGACTATGTGCGGCAGTTCTTCCAACCCCTCCAGGACCTTTCGGACAAGTTCAACCTCTTCCAGGGGGCCATGGCCTCGAGCGAGCGCATCTTCGCCCTCTTGGACACGGAGGAGGAGATCCAGGACGCCCCGGACGCCCGGCGGGTGGAGCGGCTGAAGGGCGACATCCGCTTTGAGGACGTCTGGTTCGCCTACACCCCCAAGGGGGTGGAGCCCCAGGAGAAGGACTGGGTCCTCCGGGGGGTCTCCTTCCACATCCGCCCCGGGGAGAAGGTGGCCCTGGTGGGGGCCACGGGGGCGGGGAAGTCCAGCGTGGTCAGCCTCATCGCCCGCTTCTACGACCCCCAGAAGGGCCGGGTCCTCCTGGACGGGGTGGACGCCCGCCTTTACCGGCAGGAGGACCTGAGGCGGTGCGTGGGGATCGTCCTCCAGGAGCCCTTCCTATTCTCGGGCACCGTCTTGGACAACCTCCGCCTCTTTGACGAGCGGATCCCCGAGGAGAAGGTGGTGGAGGTGGCCCGGTTCGTGGGGGCGCACGAGTTCATCCTCCGCCTTCCCCAGGGGTACCAGACCTTTCTGGGCGAGCGGGGGGCCGGGCTTTCCACGGGGGAGAAGCAGCTTCTGGCCCTGGCCCGGGCCCTTTTGGCCAACCCCGACATCCTCCTCATCCTGGACGAGGCCACGGCCAACGTGGACGCGGAGACGGAGGCCAGGATCCAGGAGGCCCTGAAGCGGGTGATGGAGGGCCGAACCTCGGTGGTCATCGCCCACCGGCTGGCCAC is a window from the Thermus filiformis genome containing:
- a CDS encoding DUF3234 domain-containing protein, whose protein sequence is MGGLSGVWFVLVGGPGEHLVLESLGRRLSALWTRRQGAEAFLQAHPGLGMEVMALEDWPLKEAFLLALRRLGVEGVLVDYAPGAHRAEMASLDDLLKEVQGA
- the glpX gene encoding class II fructose-bisphosphatase, with protein sequence MEIERRLVLEVVRVTEQAALAASRLAGKGDKEAVDQAGTEAMRRVLNELPIRGRVVIGEGEMDEAPMLYIGEELGQGGVEVDIAVDPVEGTTTTAKGLPNAVTVIAISERGGLFHAPDMYMEKLVVPPPAAGLVDLTWPVSANLKALALALQRSVEDLVVVVLDRPRHERLIREIREAGARVKLITDGDVIAALAAAVRGTGVHAVMGIGGAPEGVLAAAALKCLGGEIQARFTPQTEEERARLRAMGGDETRIYRTEDLAPGREIVFAATGITDGDILQGVRFFGGGARTHSVVMGYATRVVRFIDSIHLFETGARVTIRV
- the hisIE gene encoding bifunctional phosphoribosyl-AMP cyclohydrolase/phosphoribosyl-ATP diphosphatase HisIE; protein product: MDLDAVRFDERGLVPVVVQDARTGEVLTLAYANREALEETLRSRRSTFFSRSRGELWRKGETSGHYQEVLEVVLDCDQDAVLYKVLPHGPACHTGARSCFHHPVLGPGPSSLGEVLERVYATIQERIRTLPEGSYVARLHQEGLDRILKKVAEEAGEVLLAAKNQNKEELLWESADLLFHLLFTLAEAGVSLSELAETLRARHRPTP
- the hisF gene encoding imidazole glycerol phosphate synthase subunit HisF, translated to MGLAKRIIPCLDVHAGRVVKGVNFINLKDAGDPLLAAQAYDEAGADELVFLDISATHEERGILLDVVAQVAERVFIPLTVGGGVRSLEDARRLLLAGADKVSVNSAAVRRPELIAELADHFGNQAVVLAIDARWNGDFPEVYVAGGRVATGRHAVEWAVEGARLGAGEILLTSMDKDGTKDGYDLRLTQMVAEAVSIPVIASGGAGRMEHFLEVFQVGADAALAASVFHFGEIPIPRLKGFLRERGVEVREVWAWT
- a CDS encoding class I SAM-dependent RNA methyltransferase, producing the protein MEVLVEKLVPTGLGLARSPEGAVFVPGGLPGERVRGRPVRRKGAWFLEEVEVLSPSPLRYPHPLPPSADLPLVYEAQLPLKEGFVRESLERIARLEAPLEPIRPSPRALAYRAAAQYALHPLGGLAYRRPESHELQRLDQDPLLIEPLQEAFRLLSTWPLAAEEVALRGSLHEGKALLGLIGGDPKALKRAARALVREGLEGVVWAEPHPRGRFRGRVIPLAGRTELLEDFGGVLASVSVQSFAQVNPLAAGALFQEAQALAGEGERALELYAGSGVLSLFLSRGFREVVAVEISKDAVSRGQRDKARLGAENLRFHRGDAREAARFGAFDLVAVDPPRAGLSREVLEYLVSIRPGRILYIACDPATWARDVGRLSQEGYRLLFVRPYDFFPFTHHVEVLSLLER
- a CDS encoding response regulator transcription factor — protein: MIRILLADDHALFRQGLKSLLEAEGDFKVIGEAKDGREALRHALEAKPDVILMDIQMPGLDGVQATQEILKEWPQARVIILTMYRQDAYVFEAVKAGARGYLLKDTDAKELIEAIRRVAAGEVLLDAELAGQIIQDFKAKKEQAPGVHAELSEREVQILRLVAQGYTNLEIAAELSLSEKTVRNRLSEIFQKLHLNNRTQAALYAIREGLAEPPQEE
- a CDS encoding M20/M25/M40 family metallo-hydrolase; translated protein: MEDLVNPEGGSDPLEHLLALAGLAEEARADFVQSRLMGARRDSLGNVWAGEGRLLLMAHLDTVLPPAPPERLGGRLYGPGVGDNTSGVAVLLSLPPMPGVVRAFTVGEEGLGNLRGARALVEALRPEVVVAVDGYLPMVVDRALGSVRLRVAFLGPGGHAWGDRGRPNPVLALAEGVAQAYRLPLSPEASLNVGRLEGGEAVNAIPRRAEALLEVRSTDPQELARLEAALGDLFREKAEAHRLGVELEVLGRRPAGRTATDELLEAAHRGLRAVGERPLFVPGSTDASAGVERGLPALAFGVYRGEGAHTPGEWVELESLRRGRAALLAFLQALGVG
- a CDS encoding acyl-CoA dehydratase activase-related protein; translated protein: MRVGVIEGFLSRRYLGFWEGFLRELGVEVLKVERQAAPLPFCRPVQELLAQVEALKEKGVDYLLLPDLQGGVESEKGGGQCPWLLDLEAALLRYFPGLPPVLKVPADLAHTLGRAAEIGQLLTQNPMLAHRALDRTRRLLLPPPPLKNPQGPGPVGVVAQPYLVEDPAFRKEVAEAFAPHGLTPYFADLPPEKLREEGARLGLGVVLPTDLELLGQSHYLDRLGRVRALAYIASYACPPIPGLMRKAARRAGKPKVFLTLGEDWNEALDTLRRAVLG
- a CDS encoding ABC transporter ATP-binding protein, with amino-acid sequence MTDRSVLSRLWPYLRPYLLRYLGGVGLGLLSIGFALLSPYFLRHAVDAVQRKEGYALYALLMVAAAGAGAVMNWGMRRLAVVASRRVEYDLRKDLLHHLLRLDLLFYQRTRVGDLMNRLNTDLSAVREMVGPGIMMGSRLTFMVALAFLSMFLVNARLALALSLILPAIFLVMAYLLRLVDRRYRESQEVFDQVSTLAQEAFSGIRVVKGYALEGKMLERFQNLNRAYIGKSLALARVEGPMQALLGFLMGFAFLVVLWLGGGMVIRGQLSVGELVQFNAYLAQLTWPILGLGWVLSMYQRGLTSARRLFELLDTEPRIQDPPSPVRADLRGEVRFEGVSLVLGGRTLLKDLTLTVPPGMTLGITGRTGSGKSLLLSLIPRLLDPTEGRVLLDGVDVRALPLSELRKAVGVVPQEPFLFSETIAENIAFGLEELDMDRVVEAAKLAGVHEDILRFPQGYQTLLGERGVTLSGGQRQRVALARALAKRPRVLILDDALSAVDTETEARILQGLKRVLGQQTTFLVSHRTATLRHADWIIVLEDGQIVEEGTHESLLEAGGLYAELDRIQRLREEVE
- a CDS encoding ABC transporter ATP-binding protein, translated to MEEEAFKKSFDLRLVRRVLGYVRPYRLQVGLALLGLLLSTLTAAATPLFFKWAIDGALLPQEARPLVERYGLLLWVSLGFLAVRGLNFAAVYAQTYLINWVGQHVLFDLRSEIFAKLMRLHPGFFDRNPVGRLMTRITSDVDAINQFITGGLVGLVADFFLLFGLLAFMLALSPALTLVALLITPLLVLATLWVRGGMREAYRQMRLRLARVNAALQENLAGVATIQLFVKEKEREEKFDRLAQDLLQAWVEIVRWFALFFPLVGFLSELAVASVLYYGGGQVVQGAVSLGLLVAFVDYVRQFFQPLQDLSDKFNLFQGAMASSERIFALLDTEEEIQDAPDARRVERLKGDIRFEDVWFAYTPKGVEPQEKDWVLRGVSFHIRPGEKVALVGATGAGKSSVVSLIARFYDPQKGRVLLDGVDARLYRQEDLRRCVGIVLQEPFLFSGTVLDNLRLFDERIPEEKVVEVARFVGAHEFILRLPQGYQTFLGERGAGLSTGEKQLLALARALLANPDILLILDEATANVDAETEARIQEALKRVMEGRTSVVIAHRLATIRFVDRVLVFRKGELVEEGSHEELLKKGGYYAKLYALQYAG